A region of the Trueperaceae bacterium genome:
TCCATACTGGGTGAGGACCATGGTAGGACACTTCAGAAGTGACGTTTGCATGGTGGTTGGCTTAGTCGAAACCTCGCGAGCCCAGACTATTCTCACTTGGCACGAATATTTCGAAACTATCGACTGGTTTTCACTTATGCTGGCCATGCGCAGCCTCTTGCGATTAGGCCTTCCGTTAGCCTCAACGGCTAACAATCAAGCCTATCGCCGTGAATCCTTTGAAAAGATCGGTGGTTTCAGTGGTTTTGGAAAATCTCCAAGCGGCGATGAAGACCTCTTAACCCAAAAGCTAGCTAAATTACCTGGCATGAAAATAGTCATTGCAGATGATCAGGCCTGTAGAGTCTTTACTCAACCAATGCCTTCCTTTAAATCACTGCTCCGACAACGCATACGTTGGGTCTCGCGATATCACCATCCTATGCACTACCAACCTGGGTTCTTAGCGGGCCTAATTTTGCTTGCAGGTCAAAGCACGATGCTGACGATTGCCATAGTTGCAATTCCCTTTGCACCCAAAATCGCCCTCTGGGTCATTCCCCTCTGGGGAATTAAAATGGGGGTAGAATTATTTGGCATCAACTTAGGACTCATTCAACTCGGCCGGCGAGACCTTGTAGGTTTACCAACCTTACTTTGGGCTGTACTCCACGCACCCTTCATCGCAATAATATCGGTGTGGTCTCTCATTAAACCAGGAGATTGGTCGTACGAAGAAGTCCAGTCCAGAAAACGTGACCTTTATCAGCGTTTCCGTAAAGTTGTTAAAAAACACTCTCCTCGCTCCACCTCATCTGGACCGAAGTAATCCTTACTACGGTTTAGGTGGTAAGCTACGATGTCTGCCCCAAGAAAGCTCAAATGGGGCTCTTCTAGGAGGCCTAAATGAAGGTATTCGTCCTTGGTGGAGACGGCTTCTGCGGCTGGCCAACTAGTCTTCATCTTTCTCGCCTTGGATACGATGTAATAATCATTGATAACTTAAGTCGACGTAATATCGATAACGAATTAGAAGCTGGAAGTTTAACACCAATCCAACCCACCGGAACTCGACTCCGAGTTTGGCAAGAGAGCACAGGAAGAAAAATAGTCTTTCATAACCTTGACATAGCTACCAATTACCACCGTCTCCTCACTTTGATCAAAGACGAACGACCAGAAGCTATTGTTCATTTTGCAGAGCAACGGGCTGCTCCTTACAGCATGAAAAGCGCTTACCACAAGCGTTACACTGTTAACAATAACCTTAATGCTACCCACAACGTCCTCTGCGCAATAGTTGAAAGCGGTGTAGACGTTCATTTGGCTCATCTGGGAACCATGGGCGTTTACGGGTATGGCACAGCCGGAATGAAGATACCTGAGGGTTATCTTCCAATTGAAGTAACGACCGATACTGGTGAAAAAGTTCATCAGGAAATTCTGTATCCTGCCAACCCTGGCAGCATATATCACATGACGAAAACCCAGGATCAGCTCTTCTTCGCCTACTACGCCAAGAACGATGAAATCCGAATAACAGATCTACACCAAGGAATTGTCTGGGGTACAAACACTGAAGACTCACTCCTTGACGAACGGCTTGTCAATCGTTTTGATTACGACGGTGATTACGGTACAGTTTTAAACCGATTCTTAATGCAAGCAGCTGTAGGATACCCTCTGACCGTCCACGGCACAGGCGGGCAGACTCGAGCTTTCATCCACATTCAAGACACTGTTCGCTGTATCCAACTCGCTCTCGAAAACCCTCCAGACAGAGGTGATAGAGTGCGTATCCTAAACCAAATGACTGAAACTCACAAAATCCGTGATCTTGCCAAACTAGTTGCAACTACTACTAATTCGGAGGTGGCCTATGTGGAAAATCCCCGTAAAGAAGATCCAGAGAACGACCTCCACGTCCGCAACGACCTTTTCTTAGATCTTGGCTTAAACCCGACTACCTTGAGCACAGGATTGCTTACTGAAGTTACGGATATTGCGACAAAATATTCTTACAGGGTTGACCTTAACAAAATACCCTGTACTAGCGTTTGGACAAGCAAACACTTCGCTGGTATCCCAAATCAAACGTCCAAGGGGAACAATTGACCCTTAGATACCGCTTATAGGCCTAGGCTTTCGTTCAGTTTCGGCAACCCCGCCCGTACCTAGGATAAAGGTAGACTAGGATAACGCTCCGGCATTAGCATGCGAATCGCCTACTTCACCGAAGTTTTCCTCCCCAAAATTGATGGGGTAGTAACCAGGCTACTCCACACTCTGGAACACCTTCGCCGCCTTGATCACGAGGCTATTATTTTCGCCCCCACAACATCTAATGAAGCCCTGCCAGAGGATTATTTTGGGCACAAAGTCGTTCCAGTACCTGGGGTCGCATTCCGCCCCTGGTACCCGGAACAAATACTAGGTTTACCCCGGCGCCGGATAGGTCGAGAGTTAGATTTGTTCCAGGCAGATGTAGTTCATGTAATTAATCCTGTAGTTATGGGACTTTGGGGAACTGCAATTGCCAAGCAACGTAATTTGCCTCTGCTCTCGAGTTATCACACCGATCTTGCACAATACGCCCGACACCTCCGACTCTCTTTTCTTATTCGTCCCGGTCAGGCTTTCTTACGAGAGGTACACAATCGAGCTCACATTAACCTTTGTACAAGCCAGCCAATACTCAATGCAGCGCGAAATCAGGGCATTAAGCGGGTTCGCCTCTGGCATAAAGCGGTGGATACAAATCGTTTCAACCCTAGTAACCAATCTTCGCAGATGCGTAATTTTCTCACCGAAGGGCACCCTGATGAAGCCCTGATGATATATGTCGGCCGATTATCTAACGAAAAACGCATCTCCTGGTTACTGGATCCAATTAGTAAGTTATCGGGGGTACGTCTTGCCATTGTGGGTTCCGGTCCTGCCGAATCATCCCTCAAAGAGCTTTTTAGAGGTACTAGGACGCTATTTACGGGATATATGGGCGGAACCGATTTGGCCAAAGCATACGCAAGTTCAGACGTTTTTGCCTTTCCATCAGATACCGAGACGCTTGGGTTCGTCGCATTAGAGGCTATGGCTTCAGGAGTACCCGTAGTCGGTGCCCGAGCGGGAGGGATCCCAGACGTCATTCAACACGGTGAAAACGGCTTACTTTTCTCGCCTGGCAACCTTGATAACCTTAGAAATCAGCTTAAACTGCTTTTGGGTAATATACATTTGCGTAATAAACTTGGATCTCAAGCAAGAATCGATACTGAAGCCTGGAGCTGGGAGAAATCTACACTAAAACTCTTAGATTCCTATAACCTAGCTAAAGCAGTGCGACGCAGATTCGACCCACCTAGCGCATTGTAAAAAGATTTTTTAAGGTATGAGGCCAATCTAATCACTGATAACCACTCAATTAGAGTTTTGTTCTCAGGCCTTGCCAACTTCCGTATTCCTATCAATCAAGGCGGGGAACAACTAGCGGAGTCTTCACTACCGGATCCGGTACCAAATCAACGTTCACACCATATATCTCACGTATACGGTCTTCCCTAAGCACCTCAGCAGGTGGTCCGGCGACTATATTACGGCCGGAGTCAATAAGGACTAATGTTTGAGCGATCTTAGCAGCTAAAACTAAATCGTGAAGGATTACAAGAGCGCCGATTCCTTCTCTTACCTCACGGCGAATCAACCTAATAAGTTTTACCTGGTGTTGGAGGTCTAAATGGCTCGTTGGCTCATCGAGAAGGAGGAATCGAGGGCGCTGGGCTAAAGCACGAGCTAATATAACCCTTTGACGCTCTCCTCCGGACAAGGTGGCGATCAATCTTCGACGTAAATTCCAAGTATCTGTTCGTTCCATGGCCTCTTTAGTAAAGCGCCAATCACTCTCCTGCTCGGACCCAAACAATCCGAGGTGAGGCATCCTACCCATGAGAACAATTTCTAGAGCAGAAAAATCACCCGGTAGAATATCTTTTTGTGGAACCACCGAAAAGCTTCGTGCTAGCTCCCGGCGACCATAACCTCTCAGTGGACGGCCATCGAGAAGTAACTGTCCTTTCCTTGGCCGCAATAATCTTGTCAGCAAGGCAATTACAGTACTTTTCCCGGCCCCATTAGGCCCAGAAAGTACAGTTACTTCTGCCTCTGGTACAACCAAATGGAGATCACTAATAACGTCCCTACCATCGTAACCAGCTGAAACGCCACGAACCTCAATCACCGGACGACTCGCTGCGTTCTAAGGAGGAAAAGAAAAAACGGTCCACCCACCAGAGCGGTGATAACACCAATAGGAATTTCAACTGGCGCAATAAGGGTACGTGCGACCAAATCAGCAAGAACCATAAAAATAGCTCCTAAAATCACGGTCAATGGAATGAGAACACGATGATCCGGACCAAATGCCAATCTTACTGCATGAGGAACCATAAGGCCTACGAAACCAATGATTCCACTAACACTAACAGCAGCGGCAGTAGCGAGAGTAGCTGCAGCAACGAGCACAAGTTTGGTTGTTTCAACATTAAGGCCAAGCTGAGCTGCTTGATCTTCACCTAACTGAAGCAAATTAAGGTATCTACCCGATAAACCAATGATCGATAGGGCAATCACCATAAGAGGGAAAACGATAATTACCTCATCCCAGCTAGCTAGAGAGAAGCTACCAAGTAGCCACGCTATTATTCCCGCAACCTGTTCCCTCGCAGATAGCATTAAAAAAGACGTAATGGCGGTAAAAATTGCGCTCAATACTGCACCCGCAAGAACTAAAGATAGTACAGGAAGTCGCCCTCTCTGGCGGGCTAAAAACACCACAACTAAAACGGTTACAAGCCCAAAAATAAATGCAACAATCGGTAAACCAACTCCTGCGAATAGTAGGAACCCTGCTCCGAAAGCCATTACAATAGTCGCTCCCAAAGCAGCCCCGCTAGCCACCCCTAAAAGGTATGGTTCGGCTAAAGGATTGCGAAACACTGCCTGATAGGTTGCACCAGAAACCGCAAGCGCCCCGCCCACCATACCTGCGAGAAGGACTCTCGGCACTCTAATCTGCCAAACGATTACATCGTAAGTACTTTCAACCTGGCCAGTGATACCATTCCAAACAGCTTGGCTAACAGCGCTAAAAGAAAGATCGATCGAGCCAATACCAGTTGCAAAGATCGACACTAATAACAACGTAAACCCAGAAAGTCTTAATGGCCCCAACCACGCCAGAATACGCTTGCCGCTTGGTCGCTTAGCATAGTTGGTCAAAACAAATCCGGATGCAAAAGATCAGCTAAAAGCCGGATAGCTTCTCCTAACCTTGGACCTGGACGGTTCATCACGTCAACTTCCGATTGACTTAGTTCGGCTACTCGGCCAGATTTAATTGCTGTTAACTGCGACCATCCTGGCCTAGCACTTATCGTTCGAAATGTCTCCCCAAATGGCGCATCTCCCAACACAATAACTTCGGGATCTGAAGCAACAATAAATTCCGGATCCAATTGGGGGAAACTTCCCATCACTTCAGTCACGATATTGACACCACCAGCGCTACTGATTAACTCCCCTATAAACGAATTAGGACCAACACTATAGGGTGTAGGGTCAAGTTCAAAATAAATACGGGGAGACGACTCCCTACCAACGACAAGCCTTTCTAACTCATTAATCTCTCCATTAATACGGCCAATCAATAGAGCTGCTTCCGTTTGAAGGCCAGTAATTTCACCAACAATTCGGAAGAATGCAAATGCCTCCTCGATAGTCTGAGGTACTCCTGCGAAAACCGTCACCCCAAATTCATCAAGAGCCGCTGCTACTCCACTAAACTGATCAGCAAGCACGAGATCCGGTTCTAGCGCTATAATAGCCTCAAGATCGACAGAAAATGGGGAACCTAAATCCGCTAACTCCATAACTTCTGGCGGGTAATTGCTGAATGTATCTCGTCCCACAAGCTGATCACATGCGCCTAAAGCGCAAACAGTCTCAGTAGCGCTAGGCATTAAACTTATTATGCGTTTAGGCTTATCAGCGATTGTGACCATTCGGCCAAGATAATCAGTCAGGACTAACGGAAAAGAAGTAGCTACAGCAGAAAAGAAAAAATATGTAGCCCCAAGAACTAAGATAGATCTCAATACTCTCACAGTTGCCTCCAACAGGCTCCTGCGAAGGACAGAAATTCTACCTAAAACCTAGGTTGGCCGCCAAGGGAGGCCTAAAACTTCCCTAAGGCTGCCCTTCCTCGTCCTCGCAAGGGGTGCAGTCTCCTTGACGTCCGGTATTCGGGCTAGTTCGAAAGACGTGAATTCAGCAAACCACTTTCGAATCTACCGTTGCGGGACAGCGCCGGATTCTCACCGGACTTCCCCGGAACGTCTTGGGTGTAAGTTATCGTAGGCTACAAACCAATCCCTGTCAAACTAACGCCTACCCCATGGTAGGCTCGGCCCGTGAGTCAGATAGTTCCACTTGAGCTACTTGAGCTACCTGTTGGGCTAACACTACCTAATTTCACCCCGCCTCCAAGATTCCGGAATACCCGATTCGAAACATATTGTCCGCAGGATCCCAGCCAAATAATGGCACTAGATCGTTTAGATAATTTCGTGAGATCTATGCCCTCTTTTACTCCCAGCAGAGGATTATTTCACTTGAGACGGAGGAAAATAGTCGGAACTGGTCTTTACTTAGATGGGGGATTTGGGGTTGGTAAAACTCATCTGTTAACGGCCCTTTATTATGCGGCTCCCTTTAACGAAAAAATCTACCTTTCCTTTCAGGAATTGGTCTATTTAATAGGAGCCCTAAGCCAGAGAGAATTACGTCAAATGCTGGGGGGACATCGACTTATTTGTCTCGACGAGTTTGAACTAGACGATCCCGGAAACACACTAATAATTAAGAACTTCCTTGCAGAGATTTTCCTAGCGGGAGGTACCATAGTCACAACCTCTAACACTACACCCAACGCACAAGGCGAAGGGCGCTTTAATGCCGAAGATTTTCGGCGAGAAATTCAAAGTATCGCCACGCACTTCGACGTGCTTTTGATTGACGGACCCGACTACCGGGATCGTTCATTATCTGGAAATTTTTTATCGGAAAACTGTCTCCGTAAGCATACCTATTGTGACTCCTCAGACGGCATAAAGGTAACCGGGACCTGGCCTCAACTCATGGACGTTCTAGCCTCGCTCCACCCAATTCACTACAAAAATTTTTTAAAGGGTATCGGCGCCCTTTATATTTCTGGAGTCGAACCAATAGCTTTTCAAAATAATGCACTCCGCTTCGTACACTTTATTGACCAACTGTACGACCAAGAAGTGCAATTTAAGGCAGCAAGCTCGGTAACTCTCTTGGAGCTTTTTGATCCTAGTTACGTAAACAGCGCTTACGTAAAAAAACACTATCGTTGCCTTTCTCGGTTAAGAGAGTTATTAGTTGGATCTGAAGCCCGAGCTGACGCCGCAACAGAATAACACTAAGCTTCACTCAAACCTAAAGGTACTGCTTTCCCAAAAACACGAAGCCTGATTCGATCACCCGGTTTGACATCACAATTTGGACCGGTCTGCACCAAAAATGGTTCTGACGAAAGACGATTTTTCCCGAGCAATTGACACCTGTAAGTTAGATCATGTCCCTTAAAAGCCCGAGATACCACCTCTACTGGAAAACCAGCGTCCCTATCAAAAACAAGGGCTTCCGGGCGAACTGAAAGTAGTACAGCGCCATTTGCTGGTTGGCTCAGCTCCAGGGCTCCTAACGCCGTTTCAGCCACATTACCCCGCGCCGATCCATGAATAAAATTAGCCATGCCAAGGAACTTAGCAACGAAAGCAGTCCTGGGACGCGAGTAAACTTCCTCCGGCGAACCAAACTGTTCCACCCGACCTGCTCGCATAACCGCAAGCCTATCTGCAAACATCATTGCTTCCTCTTGATCATTAGTAACAAGAAGCGCAGTAGTCCCACTAGCACGAAGAATCCGACCAACCTCAATACGTGTATTATCTCGTAATCCTGCATCCAGGTTACTAAATGGTTCGTCTAACAGTATGAGATCTGGCCTCGGGGCCAAAGCACGCGCCAAAGCCACTCGCTGCTGCTGGCCCCCAGACAACTGCCCCGGAAAGCGCTCACGAAAAATTGTGAGCCCAACAAGATCCATAACTTCCCTAGCACGGTCAATACGCTGAGACTTAGAAAGCCCCTTAATGCCAAATGCGACATTGCTCAAAACGTCAAGATGAGGAAATAGTGCATAATCCTGAAATACAAAACCTATTTTGCGTTTTTCTGGTGGGATCCACACATTAGGACCCGAAACCATAAACCCAGAAACCTCAACTAAGCCTCGATCAAGCATCTCGAAACCTGCAATGAGCCTAAGTAAGGTCGTTTTCCCACAACCAGATGGCCCAAGTAAGGCGACGAATTCTCCTTGTTCAATTTTGAGATTGAAATCCACTACTGCGGGATGCGGTTGGTCAGGAAAGCTCTTAATAATTCCCTGTAATCGCAAAACACTCTGGGAAATCTTTTCTTTAGCGCTAATTTGGGGCGCGGAGGGTTGACTCTTGATCATAACCAAGTACCTAGATTAGGTAATTCAAAAGATTTTAGCAAAAATCTTACTGGACAGCTAGGTATTAACCTAATTCTTTTGAGACAGAACTCCAATGTCTACAGCTCGGGTAATAATATCACGGACAATAGCCTTCGAACCGCCAGACGGTCCCATCCGTAAACGTCCAGCATGTGCTGCGATATCGCGGTCTCCTTTGTTATAACGAAAGCGTAGGAGGTGGCTAGCTATTTCATCAGGATCGGCTCTGGATATAGTCAGAGCTGGACCCAATAAACGCCGTTGATTAATCAAGAACGCTTCTGTGTAGTAAGGAGGTACTGGGAAAGCAATTATTGGGATTCCAAGTCCAGCTGCCTGTTCATGTGCTGTACCTGCCGTACCGAGAACCACCTGAGCCCCTGCTAATAGGTCATAAAACCTATCTTCAAAAACCCAAACTTCCTTATCTTGATTATGTAATACAGCCTTTAGGCCTCCCACTCCATTACCAGATTCAGTGCGCCAACCAGGAAATCGGGGTAGTTCACCTCCCGACCAAGCAACGGCACCACTTAAAGTTCTAGTCTTCACCAAAGACGCAAGCATGGTCCCAAGCGCGGAAACAGCATAATCCCGTGAACCTGGTAAAAGGACCACAGAAAATCCCTTCTTAGTTAGACATGAAATTGGATTACCGTCCGCAGCATCAAGAATTGGATTACCTAAAAATTCTACTTTAGCGAGACCCATCCCTCTAAGATGACTCTTAGTTTCAACATCCCGGACATATACCCGTTCAGCTAACCTGCTCATTAACATACGCTCTAACGGAGTAAACACCTCCATGAATACTCTGCGCATGCCTCCCTTCGGTCTTCCACGACCATGAAGAGCGGAAACCAACGCCTGGTACACGAATCGACATTTTGTTTTTACCAAGGCTGACTGAAGTTGTGCATATATGTCCCCAATTACTATTAAAATATCTGTTTCCAACCTCTTTAAGTCGCTCCATTGACGCAAAGTCAGTCCCACAAACCCAGCACAAAGATCCCGCCGTAACATTGAAGCTGAATGAAGCGTAAGGCCTCCACTAGGCATCACTCTGCGTGGACCTAGGATTTCGAAACCAGCCTCCTCGTACGAATCACCCGTACCGACTAATGGATAAGCCCTTACATGCAAATCAGGACGGACTTCACAAACCTCTAAGCCTAAAAGAGCCCCAATAGCATCTTCACCATGACCATTAGAAAGTAGTGTTATGTTAGCCAAAAAACAAGATCTCCTCTGTTACCTAAACCCTCCATTACCTAAATGAAATCTCTCTATAGAGTCCGTGAATTAATCACTTATCTTGCAGGTTTGGAGTGGTTCCCCAGCCAAGCTTTTGTCGCAAGATATCGTAAGAAGTCCTCCGACCATTCGAGACGAGTATCAAGTCAGTAGGTGCGGCAGTAACTACTATACGATCCCCAGTATGTAACTCGACACGCTCCTGCCCATCAACTAGTAAGGCTACCTCAGCAACTGAAGTCTTTAGTTCTAGGCTTACCTGTGATCGACCATCTAGTACAATCGGCCGGTTGGTAAGAGCATGGGGGGCAATTGGCGTCACCACAAAAGCCCGTAGGCCCTGGGTCAAGATAGGGCCGCCCAAAGACAAAGAATACGCCGTAGATCCCACCGGGGTAGATACCACCATGCCATCCGCCCGATATTGGATGGCATGCTGATGGTCTACCTCCATATCGATCCCAATTAGACGTGTCATCACCCCTTGTGACAAGGCAAATTCATTTAATGCATATCGTGTTATCGGAATATCACGTTGAACAGTAGCCTGCAACATCATCTTTGGATTTAACCGCCAACCACTTGGAACCGCACCAGAAAGAAACGCCATAATTTCTTTTGGACTGTGCTCTGCAAGAAACCCAAGTTTTCCAAGATTCACTCCTAGAACAGGTACGTGGGTCCCAACAAGCCTCCGTGCAGTAGAAAGCAAAGTGCCATCCCCGCCAACTGAAATTACTAGATCAGCCTCTTTAGCAACTTGGTTGAGATCTAACTCGCCATAAGTATCTGTCTCAACGTCAACACCTAGGGCAAGAAGGCGTGATGATATATCTGCTACTAGTGACTGAGCCTCAGGCTTGAATCTGGTACTGGTTACTACTACGTGACTTAGTTGGGCTGCATTAGCTTCAAAAGGTTTCATGCTTTATTCACAGCCGCTACATGTACTAACAGCATTTGAGTCACTTCCACTAATGACAGTCCATCCGTATCAATATGCAAAGCATCCCCAGCGGGTTTAAGCTGCCTAGCGTCCAACAAATCACGCCGTGCGAGCGCGTCCCCTACAAGGTTTAGATCCGAACTCCTCTCGCTAACTCGTCTAGATGCTCGAGCTTCAGAAGAGGCAGTGAGATAAAACTTTATATCAGCATTTGGAAAAACTATAGATCCCATGTCTCTACCTTCAACAACGAAAGGAGGTTCAAGGCCCTGTAGTCTTGATTGAACCCAGGACCTGACACCTGGATGAGAAGATACTGCTGATACGTTCTCGTCAATCTGATCTGTGTGCAACTTCTGGCTCACCTCCACACCATCAACCAAAATCCTGTTAATTGTGCCGCTTGATTGAAATAAAATCTTATGCTGTTCAAGAAGAGTGATAATACCTTCCTGGTTATCGGGACTCACGTCCTGTCTTAAAGCCAAAAGAGTAGCGGTCCGGTAAAAAAGACCACTGGAAATAAATGGAATATCAAGTTGTCGGGCAACCTCTACACCCACACTAGATTTTCCTGTGGCGGCCGGACCGTCGAGCGTAATTATGATGGTGGACTCACCCATCGGTGTCATCATAACGCCTATGAGCGCAACATCGCCCAATCATCGAAGAATCCCGGATAAGTTTTCGCTACACAAGATGGGTTTTTTAGCTCTAGATCAAATCTAATGCTAGCG
Encoded here:
- a CDS encoding NAD-dependent dehydratase; its protein translation is MKVFVLGGDGFCGWPTSLHLSRLGYDVIIIDNLSRRNIDNELEAGSLTPIQPTGTRLRVWQESTGRKIVFHNLDIATNYHRLLTLIKDERPEAIVHFAEQRAAPYSMKSAYHKRYTVNNNLNATHNVLCAIVESGVDVHLAHLGTMGVYGYGTAGMKIPEGYLPIEVTTDTGEKVHQEILYPANPGSIYHMTKTQDQLFFAYYAKNDEIRITDLHQGIVWGTNTEDSLLDERLVNRFDYDGDYGTVLNRFLMQAAVGYPLTVHGTGGQTRAFIHIQDTVRCIQLALENPPDRGDRVRILNQMTETHKIRDLAKLVATTTNSEVAYVENPRKEDPENDLHVRNDLFLDLGLNPTTLSTGLLTEVTDIATKYSYRVDLNKIPCTSVWTSKHFAGIPNQTSKGNN
- a CDS encoding glycosyl transferase — its product is MRIAYFTEVFLPKIDGVVTRLLHTLEHLRRLDHEAIIFAPTTSNEALPEDYFGHKVVPVPGVAFRPWYPEQILGLPRRRIGRELDLFQADVVHVINPVVMGLWGTAIAKQRNLPLLSSYHTDLAQYARHLRLSFLIRPGQAFLREVHNRAHINLCTSQPILNAARNQGIKRVRLWHKAVDTNRFNPSNQSSQMRNFLTEGHPDEALMIYVGRLSNEKRISWLLDPISKLSGVRLAIVGSGPAESSLKELFRGTRTLFTGYMGGTDLAKAYASSDVFAFPSDTETLGFVALEAMASGVPVVGARAGGIPDVIQHGENGLLFSPGNLDNLRNQLKLLLGNIHLRNKLGSQARIDTEAWSWEKSTLKLLDSYNLAKAVRRRFDPPSAL
- the fecE gene encoding Fe(3+)-dicitrate ABC transporter ATP-binding protein (Part of the FecBCDE citrate-dependent iron (III) transport system), producing the protein MIEVRGVSAGYDGRDVISDLHLVVPEAEVTVLSGPNGAGKSTVIALLTRLLRPRKGQLLLDGRPLRGYGRRELARSFSVVPQKDILPGDFSALEIVLMGRMPHLGLFGSEQESDWRFTKEAMERTDTWNLRRRLIATLSGGERQRVILARALAQRPRFLLLDEPTSHLDLQHQVKLIRLIRREVREGIGALVILHDLVLAAKIAQTLVLIDSGRNIVAGPPAEVLREDRIREIYGVNVDLVPDPVVKTPLVVPRLD
- a CDS encoding iron ABC transporter permease; amino-acid sequence: MTNYAKRPSGKRILAWLGPLRLSGFTLLLVSIFATGIGSIDLSFSAVSQAVWNGITGQVESTYDVIVWQIRVPRVLLAGMVGGALAVSGATYQAVFRNPLAEPYLLGVASGAALGATIVMAFGAGFLLFAGVGLPIVAFIFGLVTVLVVVFLARQRGRLPVLSLVLAGAVLSAIFTAITSFLMLSAREQVAGIIAWLLGSFSLASWDEVIIVFPLMVIALSIIGLSGRYLNLLQLGEDQAAQLGLNVETTKLVLVAAATLATAAAVSVSGIIGFVGLMVPHAVRLAFGPDHRVLIPLTVILGAIFMVLADLVARTLIAPVEIPIGVITALVGGPFFLFLLRTQRVVR
- a CDS encoding ABC transporter substrate-binding protein, encoding MVTIADKPKRIISLMPSATETVCALGACDQLVGRDTFSNYPPEVMELADLGSPFSVDLEAIIALEPDLVLADQFSGVAAALDEFGVTVFAGVPQTIEEAFAFFRIVGEITGLQTEAALLIGRINGEINELERLVVGRESSPRIYFELDPTPYSVGPNSFIGELISSAGGVNIVTEVMGSFPQLDPEFIVASDPEVIVLGDAPFGETFRTISARPGWSQLTAIKSGRVAELSQSEVDVMNRPGPRLGEAIRLLADLLHPDLF
- a CDS encoding cell division protein ZapE, with the protein product MSQIVPLELLELPVGLTLPNFTPPPRFRNTRFETYCPQDPSQIMALDRLDNFVRSMPSFTPSRGLFHLRRRKIVGTGLYLDGGFGVGKTHLLTALYYAAPFNEKIYLSFQELVYLIGALSQRELRQMLGGHRLICLDEFELDDPGNTLIIKNFLAEIFLAGGTIVTTSNTTPNAQGEGRFNAEDFRREIQSIATHFDVLLIDGPDYRDRSLSGNFLSENCLRKHTYCDSSDGIKVTGTWPQLMDVLASLHPIHYKNFLKGIGALYISGVEPIAFQNNALRFVHFIDQLYDQEVQFKAASSVTLLELFDPSYVNSAYVKKHYRCLSRLRELLVGSEARADAATE
- a CDS encoding iron ABC transporter ATP-binding protein, producing MIKSQPSAPQISAKEKISQSVLRLQGIIKSFPDQPHPAVVDFNLKIEQGEFVALLGPSGCGKTTLLRLIAGFEMLDRGLVEVSGFMVSGPNVWIPPEKRKIGFVFQDYALFPHLDVLSNVAFGIKGLSKSQRIDRAREVMDLVGLTIFRERFPGQLSGGQQQRVALARALAPRPDLILLDEPFSNLDAGLRDNTRIEVGRILRASGTTALLVTNDQEEAMMFADRLAVMRAGRVEQFGSPEEVYSRPRTAFVAKFLGMANFIHGSARGNVAETALGALELSQPANGAVLLSVRPEALVFDRDAGFPVEVVSRAFKGHDLTYRCQLLGKNRLSSEPFLVQTGPNCDVKPGDRIRLRVFGKAVPLGLSEA
- the cmk gene encoding cytidylate kinase codes for the protein MGESTIIITLDGPAATGKSSVGVEVARQLDIPFISSGLFYRTATLLALRQDVSPDNQEGIITLLEQHKILFQSSGTINRILVDGVEVSQKLHTDQIDENVSAVSSHPGVRSWVQSRLQGLEPPFVVEGRDMGSIVFPNADIKFYLTASSEARASRRVSERSSDLNLVGDALARRDLLDARQLKPAGDALHIDTDGLSLVEVTQMLLVHVAAVNKA